CACCGTTTCTCCCTCACTCTCCGTTTCCCTCTCTATTCTCTCACCATCTTCTCGTTtgttacgccaccgccaccatTGCTTCTCTGGCGTGGTGATTGATAACACAACTTCCATCACCGCAACGAATGGTAAACATCGAATTCTCCTTTGAGTGTACGCCACGTTTCCCTCCATCTTCATGGGCCGAAACAACTCCGTTCGTCATGATCAGATTCACCGACggatcaccaccatcatcacgaAATCAGGTTTGATCCTATTCTAAAATCCGCTCAAACAACCGAGAGGTTCTGGTCGTCAAGATCGAATTCGTACCACTATTACGGGGATATAAGCTATTTATGCACAACGAAAAGGGGTGTTGAATGGCTGTGATAACCGTTTAACTCGCTCGACGGAAAGGCGCGTCTATTACTTTTTTTAATTCAGTATAATTATGTTACTTATTTATGATTGCCGTCCTATTCGACATTCGGCAGGAATAAAGTCGCAACGTTTTGTTAATTAGTTAATATGGCATACACATTATTTAGTTGGGATTGCCACCCTTTCGATGGGTTATGTGGTGGAAATTTATGAAGAGGTGTGTCTGAAGGGTGGCAGTTGATTGTTGGCGACCTTTGTTGTATTTTGTAGTTATATGAAAAGGTATGTGTATGCCATGGCACCCTAAGTTACTAAATGTACAAGAGTATAATTTGTTATGATGGTGATTATAGTTAGGGTTTAGTGGGTAAGGCCACGTTTGGTAGTACACATTAAGAACCGCATAAACACTTGTAATCCAATCCTGATCGATGGATAGTGGATTACGCGGTTAAAAAGCCACATTATTATGTGTTACAGTTAAAGCAATAGCTACCTGGGGGAGGATCCTGAGAAAACTTTTCCTTAGTGAGAAAAGTGGCTAAACTTCATCTAAAGATGGATATTTCTGTTCACTTTTTTTCCTGGGGTTTTGTTTTTAGGGTTTGATTTTTAGAGTTCAGGGTTTAGCTTTATCATTTAGTTTTTAGCTTCTAGAcgttagcctttagggtttagttttttgGGGTTTAGAGTTTAATTTTTTTAGGGTTTAGAGATTAGGAGGGTTTTTTCTGAGTAAAGGACAACGCGCGGCAAAATATCTAGAACACAATAAAATAATTACACCATCAAAGGGGCATTCCCTCTTATCATCCGCAAAACATGCTGTGGGGACCAAGAGATTAGGGTTTAGTAATGGTTCGATAGAGTTTTCTCGAGTTTTCTCATGATCCCTACCCTGGCTACACGTGTTTATTGTTTTTCTAGTTTTCTACTTAAAATTAGTAAAACTACAAATTAGTACTGCATTTAACGACTCTCTAACGAATGCTATGTTATATTTTTGCATAATGTAATCTGTCCCTCTCTAAATGGAGCCTCATTTTATTGGTAGATAGATTTTTGAGATTGTAAATTTGATATGCATATAATGTTTTAAACCAAAAAAATAGTTTATTAGTTCTTTTAAGTTTAGATAAACATGATTGATCATGTAACTTGAAACATAGGTCCAGTTTACTGCATGGTCCTCTTTACATAACTGGATGACTTTTGTGGTCTGACATATTCAATAGGGTAATGTTTACCATTGAAACATGATTCATGTTTCTCAACGACTTGGTGTATAGTCGTGCTTGCTAATCAATGCTTTTTGTAGAATGACAAGAGGGAACGAGTAGTGAAAGCAAGTCGCGACATCACTATGAATAGCAAAAAAGTGATATTTCAGGTTCACAGGTGAAATGGCATCCTTATCACATGAACATTCTTAGTTTTTGTATACCTTATGTAGTTTATCTTATTTTATCCCCATTCTATAACAGAATCAGCAAAAATAACAAAGATGAGGTGTTGGAAAAAGCTGAAAAAGATCTTTCAGCTGTTAAAGATCATTATATAGCCCGATTAGTTAATGAATTACAAGGAACCGATTTTTGGAAGCTAAGACGTGCATACTCTCCCGGGGTCGTGTCTTTTTTCATTTTCAACCTAAATTTCACAAATTAAACTGTTTTTTGTTTAAATTAAATAACAATGCCTTTTATTGTTGTTCTGCAGATTCAAGAATATGTCGAAGCTGCAACATTATGTAAATTCTGCACTACCGGTACCCTGTTGAATCTTGATGAGATAAATGCAATGTTGTTACCACTGAGCGATCCGTCTCGTGAGCCTTTGCAAATTAATATACTTGATTATATATTGGGGGTAGGTTCTGTTAcattgttatatttgttatattaaCTGGTGAAGCGGTATCTGTAATGGGTTGACTTTTTGTGGTTTAGCTTGCTGACTTAACTGGTGAGTTGATGAGGTTGGCGATTGGGCGAATATCAGATGGTGAACTTGAATATGCTGAAAAGATATGCAGATTTGTGCGTGAAATCTACCGAGAACTTACACTCGTGGCTCCAAAAATGGATGATAGTTCAGATATGAAAACGAAAATGGATGTGATGCTTCAGAGtgtaatgaaaattgaaaacggTATGCTTTA
The sequence above is drawn from the Helianthus annuus cultivar XRQ/B chromosome 12, HanXRQr2.0-SUNRISE, whole genome shotgun sequence genome and encodes:
- the LOC110894538 gene encoding translin-associated protein X isoform X1, which codes for MYNVQELKLFHFIPSWYCQMLHNWASLQRHIHLMAPKSHRIRQLAAAEATMQGTSKKPRSISTEAPAAADTPSSSMKHSFSKYAEYLNQLNDKRERVVKASRDITMNSKKVIFQVHRISKNNKDEVLEKAEKDLSAVKDHYIARLVNELQGTDFWKLRRAYSPGIQEYVEAATLCKFCTTGTLLNLDEINAMLLPLSDPSREPLQINILDYILGLADLTGELMRLAIGRISDGELEYAEKICRFVREIYRELTLVAPKMDDSSDMKTKMDVMLQSVMKIENACFSVHVRGSEYIPLIGSDDASYTLLGVPNFE
- the LOC110894538 gene encoding translin-associated protein X isoform X2; this encodes MVNIEFSFECTPRFPPSSWAETTPFVMIRFTDGSPPSSRNQNDKRERVVKASRDITMNSKKVIFQVHRISKNNKDEVLEKAEKDLSAVKDHYIARLVNELQGTDFWKLRRAYSPGIQEYVEAATLCKFCTTGTLLNLDEINAMLLPLSDPSREPLQINILDYILGLADLTGELMRLAIGRISDGELEYAEKICRFVREIYRELTLVAPKMDDSSDMKTKMDVMLQSVMKIENACFSVHVRGSEYIPLIGSDDASYTLLGVPNFE